In Mus musculus strain C57BL/6J chromosome 14, GRCm38.p6 C57BL/6J, the following are encoded in one genomic region:
- the Olfr1507 gene encoding olfactory receptor 1507, giving the protein MEKAVLINQTSVMSFRLTGLSTNPKVQMAIFFIFLIFYVLTLVGNILIVITIIHDHRLHTPMYFFLSNLSFIDVCHSTVTVPKMLSDTFSEEKLISFDDCVVQIFFLHLFACTEIFLLTVMAYDRYVAICKPLRYMTIMNWKVCMVLGGAMWTAGTIHSISFTSLTIKLPYCGPNELDSFFCDVPQVIELACTDTRITEILVVSNSGMISMVCFVIIVVSYAVILVSLRQQISDGKRKALSTCAAHLTVVTLFLGHCIFIYSRPAISLPEDKIVSAFFTAITPLLNPIIYTFRNEDMKSALKKLIRRKEGKEK; this is encoded by the coding sequence ATGGAAAAGGCTGTCCTCATCAACCAAACTTCAGTGATGTCATTTCGGCTCACAGGTTTATCTACAAATCCGAAAGTACAGATGGCTATTTTTTTCATATTCCTCATTTTCTATGTCCTGACACTGGTTGGTAACATCCTCATTGTCATAACAATCATACACGACCACCGACTCCATACTCCCATGTATTTCTTCCTCAGCAATCTGTCCTTTATTGATGTCTGCCATTCCACTGTCACTGTCCCAAAGATGCTAAGTGACACCTTCTCAGAAGAAAAGCTCATTTCCTTTGATGACTGTGTGGTCCAGATATTTTTCCTGCATCTCTTTGCCTGCACAGAGATCTTCCTTCTTACTGTCATGGCCTATGATCGCTATGTGGCCATTTGTAAACCTTTGAGGTATATGACAATAATGAACTGGAAGGTGTGTATGGTGCTAGGAGGGGCCATGTGGACAGCAGGGACCATACACTCCATATCTTTCACCTCACTCACCATCAAGCTGCCCTACTGTGGTCCTAATGAGCTTGACAGCTTCTTCTGTGATGTACCTCAGGTGATCGAACTGGCCTGCACTGACACCCGTATCACTGAGATTCTCGTTGTCTCCAACAGTGGGATGATCTCTATGGTATGTTTTGTGATTATTGTAGTGTCCTATGCAGTCATCCTTGTGAGTCTGAGGCAACAGATCTCTGACGGCAAGAGGAAAGCCTTGTCCACCTGTGCAGCCCATCTCACCGTAGTCACTCTGTTTCTGGGACACTGTATCTTCATCTACTCACGCCCAGCCATCAGCCTTCCAGAGGACAAGATTGTATCTGCATTTTTCACGGCCATAACCCCTCTGCTGAACCCCATAATCTACACCTTTAGGAATGAGGACATGAAGAGTGCCTTGAAGAAGTTAATCAGGagaaaagaggggaaagaaaagtga